In Gemmatimonadaceae bacterium, a single genomic region encodes these proteins:
- a CDS encoding carboxypeptidase regulatory-like domain-containing protein, with translation MLLLVAALACSGDPSHTAQARTASRTSAASSDLPSVAYKAVALGSIGTIAGTVEIDGNPPPDSIVTPTKDQELCGTAYPDSSIVLHGKAVANVVVWLSDVAEGKSLPIERRTEIVNEDCRLIPRVQAVVAGTTVNVRNEDRLAHTTRFLRGGNGGDALAVVPLTDDGQVVPNEHLAAKAGLITAVCAQHPWTRGFIAVFESPYFAVTDDAGTFRIDSVPPGKYRLLVWHERGESQIEREVEVSAGGTSRVDVQLKLK, from the coding sequence ATGCTGCTGCTGGTGGCGGCCCTCGCCTGCTCGGGCGATCCCAGCCACACGGCGCAGGCACGCACGGCAAGCCGGACGTCAGCGGCATCGAGCGATCTGCCAAGCGTAGCGTACAAAGCGGTTGCGCTCGGCAGCATCGGTACGATCGCAGGCACAGTCGAGATCGATGGGAATCCACCACCGGATAGCATCGTTACGCCGACGAAAGACCAGGAGCTTTGCGGGACTGCTTATCCGGACTCGTCGATCGTGTTGCACGGGAAGGCGGTCGCAAACGTCGTGGTCTGGCTGTCCGACGTCGCGGAAGGGAAGTCACTTCCGATCGAGCGACGGACGGAGATCGTCAACGAAGACTGCCGCCTCATTCCGCGTGTACAAGCAGTGGTCGCCGGAACGACGGTAAACGTGCGCAACGAAGACCGGCTCGCGCACACGACGCGCTTTCTGCGCGGCGGCAACGGCGGCGATGCCCTCGCGGTGGTTCCGCTCACGGACGACGGACAAGTCGTGCCTAACGAACATCTGGCGGCGAAAGCTGGTCTGATCACCGCGGTGTGCGCGCAGCACCCGTGGACCCGAGGATTCATCGCGGTGTTCGAGAGTCCCTATTTCGCCGTCACCGACGACGCGGGTACGTTCCGAATCGACTCCGTGCCGCCGGGCAAGTACCGGCTTCTCGTGTGGCACGAGCGCGGCGAGTCTCAGATCGAGCGCGAGGTCGAGGTGTCTGCCGGCGGGACGAGCAGAGTGGATGTGCAGCTGAAGCTGAAGTGA
- a CDS encoding heme o synthase, which yields MTHVAASTSRALARDLIALTKPRIISLLLVTTIAPMFVAGTPSWTLVLVVFVGGYLMAGGANAVNMYLDRDIDERMARTRLRPIPSGRLAAREVLFFGILLATTATYLLAHLANVLTAALALAGFYFYVFVYTRWLKRSTPQNIVIGGAAGAFPPLVGWAAVTGRVDLLAVYLFLIIFYWTPPHFWALALLKQRDYDRAGVPMAPLVWGERETMHQMLAYTAILIPLTFLPAAFGALGPLYLTSAVLLDGALLLGVVRVARGGRWMPAAWSLYKFSLLYLALLFGAMVADRVLLR from the coding sequence ATGACCCACGTGGCTGCGTCGACGTCGCGGGCCTTGGCCCGCGATCTCATCGCGCTCACCAAACCGCGGATCATCTCGCTGCTGTTAGTGACGACGATCGCACCGATGTTCGTCGCTGGGACGCCGAGCTGGACCCTCGTGCTGGTCGTATTCGTGGGCGGCTACCTGATGGCGGGCGGCGCGAACGCGGTCAACATGTATCTCGATCGCGACATCGACGAGCGTATGGCGCGCACGCGTCTTCGCCCGATCCCGAGCGGGCGTCTCGCCGCGCGCGAAGTGCTGTTCTTCGGCATTCTGCTGGCGACGACGGCCACCTACCTCCTCGCGCACCTCGCCAACGTGTTGACCGCGGCGCTCGCGCTCGCGGGATTCTATTTCTACGTTTTCGTGTACACGCGCTGGCTCAAACGCAGCACGCCGCAGAACATCGTCATCGGCGGTGCGGCTGGCGCATTCCCTCCGCTCGTCGGTTGGGCCGCGGTCACCGGACGGGTTGACCTGCTCGCTGTTTATCTTTTTCTCATCATCTTCTATTGGACGCCGCCGCACTTCTGGGCGCTTGCGCTCCTCAAGCAGCGCGACTACGATCGCGCTGGTGTGCCGATGGCACCGCTCGTGTGGGGTGAGCGCGAGACAATGCACCAGATGCTCGCATACACAGCCATCCTCATTCCTCTCACGTTCCTGCCGGCGGCCTTCGGCGCCCTCGGCCCGCTGTACCTGACCTCCGCCGTGCTCCTCGACGGCGCGCTGCTGCTCGGCGTCGTCCGTGTCGCGCGCGGCGGGCGGTGGATGCCGGCAGCCTGGTCATTATACAAGTTCTCATTGCTCTATCTCGCGCTGCTCTTTGGCGCGATGGTCGCCGATCGCGTGCTCTTGCGGTGA